The following proteins come from a genomic window of Macrobrachium rosenbergii isolate ZJJX-2024 chromosome 37, ASM4041242v1, whole genome shotgun sequence:
- the Pdzd8 gene encoding PDZ domain-containing protein 8 isoform X1 produces MIGILLWNLFMFLAGAVAVLLSAWWWITNQESSNSEQERPTVTSTCLPNVLIDKLKQGLHRRETCFALNLVLQFFFQEKRYEAGIIRWLTNMLTLEFNELLRHKTLSKFIHNMQIRDLNLGTNFPVIRAVTAKHVNLNPDTSNLEQIDILVELEYNGGIQLAVDASSRFAKSAMVKIKVVQLSGNGRLQFSRYPFTHWSFSFYEEPRVEFEVYSSLGLHIPRFNAIIISQLRGVLKRKHTLPYFKLRGPPLVKRPLHPANEEGCSVPPGRLTGEVVKCTRLQSALVDEIMYCTVMLSEVPIICAVEKPAGMYIIQDITLKRPHGASAGILLHNAEEGTQMVESVQQSSPAYAAGLRKNDVLLAVNGTYLSSSQQAAKLFSSSSISGDVDNITLRVKRIIPVDQRKMVAEQKPICSDGASSVIGEETTGRLHVASGNQTVVALCTTNMSSYNGDKSLSARLDSSVSSTSGCGYPSNYHIARSAGGGGGGGGVGGGAASHSSVVGSSSHGGRVDADVSNATSIVGCDGFSHVDVGSSSSHGGVGGVGTRGADNHGAPCIGSVGTGPVASSTVGGSGDDDVVHGTSRAVSPSHLLAGIMGSFNGGRPAKHRSLPGSPVLQRTNRTRVNSTREGDVSGSGRSTPDSSHNSSPELKRKLLELHTLSTDPRPSALNQDRSPIAPNTNRSAPRSALNSNQDKSPGPTNVNQNFSGSSEKPSSNQSSKAGTPTSPEIIIPQQMERRHGRRHGSKFRPHIKVVQTPVIEGNTDPVFNSDFEFWLEEENKYLNVAIWSKSSSSKQDCDVDCAEKNVDCKFMLRDRDKEKKKLKEAEKAKFKEDKVLADLTEDTLVGYVNIPIISLIPETTLNTQGHAVRILTLKPPHPKCPEVIGDPLTPHKGFDMNLCYGDVMLSLTYQPQDRCDIPMKLNQDKVSSRPISEDESLTDGTVSEEDDVYGMHDIVEDRIHDFKRTHFNSAVQCNFCKKKIWLKDAYQCGECGIVCHKKCMVRCGDETICDISGLRYRDTPKNDSQEPMETKDTPEIITTAATGSGGDNGSPGNTPPVSPHSQRRTLSSLFAQVASASKGSLKRAGSANNLAPPNSSHDGTHSRSLPPSPPHSPHQSRKASISEGTNPFVVDFNEGDSIESVLDRLLLYPHDENLVTLARESAKDLYSALPGEERREKINSTLMLLQESVDREGEVRVDLARQERDASEAGDALTRASVALQISQCDARTQALALLTLHYCTALQYCSEDLEVTDANQEVSQ; encoded by the exons ATGATTGGTATCCTGTTATGGAATCTGTTTATGTTTCTGGCTGGAGCCGTAGCTGTGTTGCTCTCAGCATGGTGGTGGATCACAAATCAAGAAAGCTCTAACTCGGAGCAAGAACGACCAACCGTCACCAGCACCTGTTTACCCAATGTCCTGATAGATAAGCTGAAGCAAGGACTGCACAGAAGAGAGACTTGCTTCGCACTCAACTTGGTGCTTCAGTTCTTTTTTCAA GAAAAGCGATATGAAGCAGGAATCATACGTTGGCTTACAAATATGTTAACCTTGGAATTCAATGAGCTTCTGAGGCATAAGACACTGTCAAAGTTTATCCATAATATGCAG attcGAGACTTGAACTTAGGAACTAATTTCCCTGTGATCCGAGCTGTTACAGCAAAGCATGTGAACCTCAACCCTGATACGTCTAATTTGGAGCAGATAGATATCTTAGTTGAACTAGAATACAATGGTGGAATACAGTTAGCAGTTGATGCTTCCTCCAGATTCGCTAAGTCTGCCATGGTCAAGATAAAAG TCGTTCAACTCTCGGGCAATGGACGACTGCAGTTCTCTCGTTACCCTTTTACTCACTGGAGCTTCTCCTTTTACGAAGAACCACGG GTAGAATTTGAGGTATATTCAAGCTTAGGTTTACACATTCCGCGCTTCAATGCGATCATCATCTCCCAACTGCGAGGCGTCTTGAAGCGAAAGCACACGCTGCCTTATTTCAAGTTACGGGGTCCGCCACTCGTGAAGAGGCCACTGCATCCAGCCAACGAAGAAGGTTGTTCCGTCCCCCCTGGAAGATTGACTGGAGAGGTTGTCAAGTGCACCAGACTGCAG TCAGCTCTAGTTGATGAGATCATGTACTGTACTGTGATGTTGAGTGAAGTTCCTATTATTTGTGCAGTAGAGAAGCCAGCTGGCATGTATATCATTCAGGACATCACTTTGAAGCGCCCCCATGGAGCGTCAGCTGGCATCCTGTTACATAATGCTGAAGAGGGAACtcag ATGGTAGAATCCGTTCAGCAGTCGTCGCCAGCATATGCAGCTGGGCTGCGCAAAAATGATGTGCTGTTAGCTGTCAATGGAACCTATCTGAGTTCCAGCCAGCAAGCAGCAAAATTATTTTCGTCCAGTAGCATAAGTGGGGATGTCGACAATATCACACTGCGAGTGAAGAGGATAATTCCAGTAGATCAGAGGAAG ATGGTTGCTGAACAAAAACCAATTTGTTCAGACGGTGCCTCGTCAGTTATCGGAGAGGAGACCACAGGTAGACTTCACGTAGCCTCAGGCAACCAGACTGTTGTTGCACTTTGCACCACTAATATGAGTAGTTATAATGGAGATAAGTCCCTTAGTGCTCGGTTAGACTCCTCAGTAAGCAGTACCTCTGGTTGTGGTTACCCTAGTAATTACCATATTGCTCGCAGTgctggtggtggaggtggtggtggtggtgtaggGGGGGGAGCAGCATCCCATAGCAGTGTTGTAGGTAGTAGTAGTCATGGTGGTAGAGTTGATGCTGACGTCAGTAACGCTACCTCCATCGTAGGTTGTGATGGTTTTAGTCATGTTGATGTTGGCAGCAGCAGTAGTcatggtggtgttggtggtgtCGGGACGAGGGGCGCGGATAACCACGGTGCCCCTTGCATTGGTAGTGTTGGTACAGGGCCAGTGGCAAGCAGCACTGTCGGTGgcagtggtgatgatgatgttgtgCATGGAACTTCACGTGCTGTTAGCCCTTCGCACTTGCTTGCTGGAATTATGGGGTCGTTCAACGGCGGCCGTCCAGCCAAGCATCGCTCCCTCCCTGGGTCACCCGTACTCCAACGCACCAACAGGACTCGTGTTAATTCAACACGTGAGG GTGATGTCAGTGGGAGTGGTCGCTCTACTCCCGATTCAAGCCACAACAGCAGCCCGGAACTGAAGCGCAAATTGTTGGAACTTCATACGCTCTCTACCGACCCTAGACCATCTGCATTGAACCAAGACAGATCCCCCATTGCCCCAAACACAAACAGAAGTGCTCCACGCTCAGCCCTCAACAGCAACCAAGATAAGTCTCCTGGACCTACCAATGTCAATCAAAACTTCTCTGGTTCGTCAGAGAAGCCCTCGTCTAATCAGAGCAGTAAAGCAGGCACACCGACCTCCCCCGAGATTATCATTCCTCAGCAGATGGAAAGACGACATGGGAGAAGGCATGGCTCAAAGTTCAGGCCACATATCAAGGTTGTTCAGACTCCAGTAATTGAAGGAAATACA GATCCAGTATTTAACAGTGATTTCGAGTTCTGGCTGGAAGAGGAGAACAAGTATCTGAACGTAGCCATTTGGAGTAAAAGTAGCTCATCTAAGCAAGACTGTGATGTAGATTGCGCGGAGAAAAACGTAGACTGTAAATTTATGCTGCGGGACAGggacaaagagaagaagaagttgaaaGAAGCCGAAAAAGCCAAGTTCAAGGAGGACAAAGTTCTTGCTGACCTCACCGAAGACACCTTGGTCGGTTACGTGAACATCCCCATCATTTCCTTGATTCCTGAAACAACACTGAACACTCAAGGGCATGCTGTGAGGATCCTGACTCTCAAACCTCCCCATCCCAAATGTCCTGAAGTGATAGGTGACCCATTAACCCCTCATAAAGGATTTGATATGAACCTCTGCTATGGAGATGTTATGTTGTCCCTCACTTACCAACCACAGGACag ATGTGATATACCAATGAAACTGAATCAAGACAAGGTATCCAGCCGTCCAATCTCAGAAGATGAAAGCTTAACAGATGGTACCGTATCAGAGGAGGACGATGTGTATGGTATGCATGACATAGTCGAGGATCGAATTCACGATTTCAAGAGGACTCATTTTAACTCTGCAGTTCAATGTAACTTCTGCAAGAAAAAG ATCTGGCTGAAAGATGCGTACCAGTGTGGGGAGTGTGGAATTGTCTGTCATAAAAAATGCATGGTCAGGTGCGGAGACGAGACCATATGTGATATTAGCGGATTACGTTACAGAGATACACCCAAGAATGACTCGCAAGAGCCCATGGAGACAAAAGACACCCCTGAAATTATCACAACGGCTGCAACGGGATCGGGGGGAGACAATGGTAGCCCTGGAAATACACCACCTGTGTCACCACAT AGTCAACGGCGCACCCTGAGCAGCCTGTTTGCTCAGGTAGCGAGTGCCAGCAAAGGTAGTTTGAAACGCGCTGGCTCAGCTAATAATTTGGCCCCTCCAAACTCATCTCATGACGGGACACACTCTCGTTcactacccccttcccctcctcattcaCCCCATCAAAGTAGAAAG GCCTCCATAAGCGAGGGCACCAACCCATTTGTTGTTGATTTCAACGAAGGTGACAGCATTGAATCAGTATTAGATCGTCTTCTCCTCTACCCTCACGACGAGAACCTTGTCACATTAGCTCGGGAATCTGCAAAAGACCTTTACTCAGCGTTACCaggggaagagaggagagaaaagataAATTCAACG ctGATGCTGCTTCAAGAATCTGTGGACAGAGAGGGAGAAGTGAGGGTAGATTTAGCACGTCAGGAACGCGATGCTAGCGAGGCCGGTGATGCTTTAACCCGTGCAAGTGTAGCGCTCCAGATATCTCAGTGCGATGCTCGTACACAGGCTCTTGCACTGCTGACCTTGCATTACTGTACCGCACTTCAGTACTGCTCTGAAGACCTAGAG GTCACTGATGCCAATCAGGAAGTGAGCCAGTAA
- the Pdzd8 gene encoding PDZ domain-containing protein 8 isoform X2: MIGILLWNLFMFLAGAVAVLLSAWWWITNQESSNSEQERPTVTSTCLPNVLIDKLKQGLHRRETCFALNLVLQFFFQEKRYEAGIIRWLTNMLTLEFNELLRHKTLSKFIHNMQIRDLNLGTNFPVIRAVTAKHVNLNPDTSNLEQIDILVELEYNGGIQLAVDASSRFAKSAMVKIKVVQLSGNGRLQFSRYPFTHWSFSFYEEPRVEFEVYSSLGLHIPRFNAIIISQLRGVLKRKHTLPYFKLRGPPLVKRPLHPANEEGCSVPPGRLTGEVVKCTRLQSALVDEIMYCTVMLSEVPIICAVEKPAGMYIIQDITLKRPHGASAGILLHNAEEGTQMVESVQQSSPAYAAGLRKNDVLLAVNGTYLSSSQQAAKLFSSSSISGDVDNITLRVKRIIPVDQRKMVAEQKPICSDGASSVIGEETTGDVSGSGRSTPDSSHNSSPELKRKLLELHTLSTDPRPSALNQDRSPIAPNTNRSAPRSALNSNQDKSPGPTNVNQNFSGSSEKPSSNQSSKAGTPTSPEIIIPQQMERRHGRRHGSKFRPHIKVVQTPVIEGNTDPVFNSDFEFWLEEENKYLNVAIWSKSSSSKQDCDVDCAEKNVDCKFMLRDRDKEKKKLKEAEKAKFKEDKVLADLTEDTLVGYVNIPIISLIPETTLNTQGHAVRILTLKPPHPKCPEVIGDPLTPHKGFDMNLCYGDVMLSLTYQPQDRCDIPMKLNQDKVSSRPISEDESLTDGTVSEEDDVYGMHDIVEDRIHDFKRTHFNSAVQCNFCKKKIWLKDAYQCGECGIVCHKKCMVRCGDETICDISGLRYRDTPKNDSQEPMETKDTPEIITTAATGSGGDNGSPGNTPPVSPHSQRRTLSSLFAQVASASKGSLKRAGSANNLAPPNSSHDGTHSRSLPPSPPHSPHQSRKASISEGTNPFVVDFNEGDSIESVLDRLLLYPHDENLVTLARESAKDLYSALPGEERREKINSTLMLLQESVDREGEVRVDLARQERDASEAGDALTRASVALQISQCDARTQALALLTLHYCTALQYCSEDLEVTDANQEVSQ; this comes from the exons ATGATTGGTATCCTGTTATGGAATCTGTTTATGTTTCTGGCTGGAGCCGTAGCTGTGTTGCTCTCAGCATGGTGGTGGATCACAAATCAAGAAAGCTCTAACTCGGAGCAAGAACGACCAACCGTCACCAGCACCTGTTTACCCAATGTCCTGATAGATAAGCTGAAGCAAGGACTGCACAGAAGAGAGACTTGCTTCGCACTCAACTTGGTGCTTCAGTTCTTTTTTCAA GAAAAGCGATATGAAGCAGGAATCATACGTTGGCTTACAAATATGTTAACCTTGGAATTCAATGAGCTTCTGAGGCATAAGACACTGTCAAAGTTTATCCATAATATGCAG attcGAGACTTGAACTTAGGAACTAATTTCCCTGTGATCCGAGCTGTTACAGCAAAGCATGTGAACCTCAACCCTGATACGTCTAATTTGGAGCAGATAGATATCTTAGTTGAACTAGAATACAATGGTGGAATACAGTTAGCAGTTGATGCTTCCTCCAGATTCGCTAAGTCTGCCATGGTCAAGATAAAAG TCGTTCAACTCTCGGGCAATGGACGACTGCAGTTCTCTCGTTACCCTTTTACTCACTGGAGCTTCTCCTTTTACGAAGAACCACGG GTAGAATTTGAGGTATATTCAAGCTTAGGTTTACACATTCCGCGCTTCAATGCGATCATCATCTCCCAACTGCGAGGCGTCTTGAAGCGAAAGCACACGCTGCCTTATTTCAAGTTACGGGGTCCGCCACTCGTGAAGAGGCCACTGCATCCAGCCAACGAAGAAGGTTGTTCCGTCCCCCCTGGAAGATTGACTGGAGAGGTTGTCAAGTGCACCAGACTGCAG TCAGCTCTAGTTGATGAGATCATGTACTGTACTGTGATGTTGAGTGAAGTTCCTATTATTTGTGCAGTAGAGAAGCCAGCTGGCATGTATATCATTCAGGACATCACTTTGAAGCGCCCCCATGGAGCGTCAGCTGGCATCCTGTTACATAATGCTGAAGAGGGAACtcag ATGGTAGAATCCGTTCAGCAGTCGTCGCCAGCATATGCAGCTGGGCTGCGCAAAAATGATGTGCTGTTAGCTGTCAATGGAACCTATCTGAGTTCCAGCCAGCAAGCAGCAAAATTATTTTCGTCCAGTAGCATAAGTGGGGATGTCGACAATATCACACTGCGAGTGAAGAGGATAATTCCAGTAGATCAGAGGAAG ATGGTTGCTGAACAAAAACCAATTTGTTCAGACGGTGCCTCGTCAGTTATCGGAGAGGAGACCACAG GTGATGTCAGTGGGAGTGGTCGCTCTACTCCCGATTCAAGCCACAACAGCAGCCCGGAACTGAAGCGCAAATTGTTGGAACTTCATACGCTCTCTACCGACCCTAGACCATCTGCATTGAACCAAGACAGATCCCCCATTGCCCCAAACACAAACAGAAGTGCTCCACGCTCAGCCCTCAACAGCAACCAAGATAAGTCTCCTGGACCTACCAATGTCAATCAAAACTTCTCTGGTTCGTCAGAGAAGCCCTCGTCTAATCAGAGCAGTAAAGCAGGCACACCGACCTCCCCCGAGATTATCATTCCTCAGCAGATGGAAAGACGACATGGGAGAAGGCATGGCTCAAAGTTCAGGCCACATATCAAGGTTGTTCAGACTCCAGTAATTGAAGGAAATACA GATCCAGTATTTAACAGTGATTTCGAGTTCTGGCTGGAAGAGGAGAACAAGTATCTGAACGTAGCCATTTGGAGTAAAAGTAGCTCATCTAAGCAAGACTGTGATGTAGATTGCGCGGAGAAAAACGTAGACTGTAAATTTATGCTGCGGGACAGggacaaagagaagaagaagttgaaaGAAGCCGAAAAAGCCAAGTTCAAGGAGGACAAAGTTCTTGCTGACCTCACCGAAGACACCTTGGTCGGTTACGTGAACATCCCCATCATTTCCTTGATTCCTGAAACAACACTGAACACTCAAGGGCATGCTGTGAGGATCCTGACTCTCAAACCTCCCCATCCCAAATGTCCTGAAGTGATAGGTGACCCATTAACCCCTCATAAAGGATTTGATATGAACCTCTGCTATGGAGATGTTATGTTGTCCCTCACTTACCAACCACAGGACag ATGTGATATACCAATGAAACTGAATCAAGACAAGGTATCCAGCCGTCCAATCTCAGAAGATGAAAGCTTAACAGATGGTACCGTATCAGAGGAGGACGATGTGTATGGTATGCATGACATAGTCGAGGATCGAATTCACGATTTCAAGAGGACTCATTTTAACTCTGCAGTTCAATGTAACTTCTGCAAGAAAAAG ATCTGGCTGAAAGATGCGTACCAGTGTGGGGAGTGTGGAATTGTCTGTCATAAAAAATGCATGGTCAGGTGCGGAGACGAGACCATATGTGATATTAGCGGATTACGTTACAGAGATACACCCAAGAATGACTCGCAAGAGCCCATGGAGACAAAAGACACCCCTGAAATTATCACAACGGCTGCAACGGGATCGGGGGGAGACAATGGTAGCCCTGGAAATACACCACCTGTGTCACCACAT AGTCAACGGCGCACCCTGAGCAGCCTGTTTGCTCAGGTAGCGAGTGCCAGCAAAGGTAGTTTGAAACGCGCTGGCTCAGCTAATAATTTGGCCCCTCCAAACTCATCTCATGACGGGACACACTCTCGTTcactacccccttcccctcctcattcaCCCCATCAAAGTAGAAAG GCCTCCATAAGCGAGGGCACCAACCCATTTGTTGTTGATTTCAACGAAGGTGACAGCATTGAATCAGTATTAGATCGTCTTCTCCTCTACCCTCACGACGAGAACCTTGTCACATTAGCTCGGGAATCTGCAAAAGACCTTTACTCAGCGTTACCaggggaagagaggagagaaaagataAATTCAACG ctGATGCTGCTTCAAGAATCTGTGGACAGAGAGGGAGAAGTGAGGGTAGATTTAGCACGTCAGGAACGCGATGCTAGCGAGGCCGGTGATGCTTTAACCCGTGCAAGTGTAGCGCTCCAGATATCTCAGTGCGATGCTCGTACACAGGCTCTTGCACTGCTGACCTTGCATTACTGTACCGCACTTCAGTACTGCTCTGAAGACCTAGAG GTCACTGATGCCAATCAGGAAGTGAGCCAGTAA